The genomic window CGATCATTTGGGAGCACTTGTTCTGGATTTTCGGTCACCCAGAAGTATACATTCTCGTCTTACCAGCGTTCGGTATTTTCTCAGAAATTTTCGCGACGTTCTCGCGTAAACGTTTATTCGGTTATTCATCGATGGTATTCGCGACGGTGTTAATCGGGTTTTTAGGATTCATGGTATGGGCGCACCATATGTTTACCGTTGGGATGGGCCCAATTGCAAACGCCATCTTTGCGGTTGCGACAATGGCGATTGCCGTGCCAACAGGAATTAAAATTTTCAACTGGTTATTTACGATGTGGGGCGGAAGCATTCGCTTTACAACGCCAATGATGTATGCGGTAGCGTTCATTCCATCGTTCGTTATCGGTGGGGTAACAGGGGTCATGAACGCAACAGCTGCGGCAGACTATCAATATCACGATAGCTATTTCGTCGTTGCACACTTCCACTACGTTATCGTTGGTGGGGTTGTATTCGCGCTACTCGCAGGGGCACACTATTGGTGGCCAAAAATGTTCGGTAAAATGTTAGATGAAAAATTAGGAAAAGTGACATTCTGGTTGTTCTTTATCGGTTTCCATTTAACGTTCTTTATTCAACATTTCCTTGGCTTAATGGGTATGCCACGCCGTGTATTCACGTTCTTGCCTGGTCAAGGATTTGAAACAGGAAACATGATTAGTACAGTCGGTGCATTTTTCATGGCAGCAGGTACGGTCGTATTATTAGCAAACGTTGTCATTACGACAGTAAAAGGAAAGCGTGTTGGCAACGACCCTTGGGAAGATGGACGCACATTGGAATGGGCCGTATCTTCGCCAGCACCAGAGTACAACTTTGCACAAACACCACTTGTCCGTGGTTTAGACGCGTATTGGATTGAAAAAATGGAAGGCAAAAAAGGATTAACGCCAGCAGAGCCGCTAGGTGACATTCATATGCCGAATCCATCGATTTTACCGTTTGTTATTTCACTTGGCTTATTTGTAGCCGCATTCGGTTTCTTGTTCCATCAAGATCATGCGTGGGGAACTCCAGTCGGCGTAGTCGGCTTACTCATTACGCTCGGCGCGATGTTCTTCCGTTCAATTATTGATGACCACGGCTTCCATATTCATAAAGAAGAAGTGATGGAAGCGGAGAAGAAGGGGGCTGGGGCATAATGCATGTGGAAGAAAAATTAACGGCAGAGACGTTTCCGGCAGAGCCTGAAAAAGCGACCCTTGAAGGGAAAAATAAATTTTTAGGTTTCTGGTTTTTCCTCGGCGGAGAGACGGTATTGTTCGCCTCTCTCTTCGCCACATTTTTGGCGTTAAGAGATTCTGTTGCAGGCGGTCCGTCTGCGAAAGAATTGTTCCAAATGCCGATCGTCTTTTTAGCGACGATGCTGTTACTAACAAGCAGTTTAACGAGCGTATATGCGATGCATCATATGCGCAACTTTGATTTTAAAAAAATGCAGCTTTGGCTCGGCATTACCGTTTTTCTTGGTGCAGCTTTCTTAGCGCTTGAAATTTACGAGTTTACAGAGTACGTACATGAAGGATTTAAATTTTCAACAAGTGCGTTTTCTTCATCGTTTTACACGTTAGTTGGTACGCACGGTGGCCACGTCGCATTCGGTTTACTTTGGATTTTAACGTTAATGATTCGCAATGCGAAACGTGGGTTAAACTTATATAACGCACCGAAGTTTTACGTTGCCAGCTTATATTGGCACTTTATCGACGTCGTGTGGGTGTTCATTTTCACGGTCGTATACTTAATGGGAATGGTGGGGTGATTGTATGGCAAATCATACACATGTACAAAACCCAAAAGTAGATGTGCAATATCGCCGGAAAAAAAATGCAGAAGAAATGAAACATCAAATTGTTTCATTTACGTTAATGATTTTTTTAACGCTCATCGCCTTTTTTGCGGTTGGATATGAAGGATTTTCTGCTTGGTTTTCCGTACCGTTCATTTTATTGTTAGCAGTCGTGCAAGTTATTTTCCAACTGTATTACTTTATGCATATGAGCCATAAAGGACACGAACTGCCAGCACTGTTCATCTATGGCGGTGTCGTTGTGGCGTTCGTTACGATTTGGGCGTTTTTAACGGTCGTTTGGATTTAAGAAGCTAGCGTTAGCTAGCTTCTTTTCTTTTCACGTTTGTTACGTTTGTAGTATAATAAAGTCGGAAAAAAAGTGAGGTGAATATGATGCCGTTAAGTATATTTGGTTTTGAGGCGATGTGGAGTCCGTACTTTTTCATTTTTTTAGTTGCTGTGACGATTGCTTATTTTTGGTTAGTTAACCGTGCAAAAGAACAAACGACGACAAAGCAAAAAACGTTGTTTGTGACTGCCATTGTTTTGCTTTACATTTGTAAAGGCTCTCCAGTTGACTTGTTAGGGCATTTAATGTTTAGCGCCCATATGACGCAAATGGCCATTCTTTATTTAATGGTGCCACCGCTCCTGATTAAAGGCATTCCGTCATGGATGTTTGAAGCCGTTTTTCGCATTCAACTTATTCGCTCGACGTTTGCCTTTTTCACGAAGCCGTTAATTGCTTTATTTTTGTTTAATGGTATTTTTTCGTTATACCACGTGCCGTTGATTTTTGATGTAGTGAAAACAAACATGTGGTTGCATGCGCTCATGACGATTGCTATTTTTATTGCGGCGATGATGATGTGGTGGCCGCTCGTCAATGACGTGCGAGGATTTCCGTCGTTGTCTGGCTTGAAAAAAATCGGTTACATTTTTGCTGATGGGGTGTTGTTGACACCTGCATGTGCGCTCATTATTTTTGCGGATACCCCGCTATATGCGACGTATTACGATCCAGCTGCTTGGATAAACGCTTTAGCGCTTTGCGTCCCACAAACGACGTTAGCGTCGCTTGAATTAAGCGGACCGGAAATTTTTAGTTCGATGTCGCTATTGCACGACCAGCAGCTTGGTGGCGTATTAATGAAAATCATTCAAGAAATTGTATATGGAGTGATGTTGTTTTTCATTTTTATTGAATGGTATCGAAAAGAACGAAATGAAGAACATGTCGCTGTTCAAACAACGAAATAAAGAGAGGGAGAAACGATGGTACCGATTTTACCTACAATTAGTACAAGCTTTATCGTCATTAGTGCCATTCTCGTTGCGATTGGCTGGTATTTTATTCGTCAAAAACAAATCGAGAAGCATGAAAAGACGATGTGGCTTGCGGCTGCTTTTGCGCTCGCGTTTTTCATCATTTACTTGTCGCGCACGATTTTTATCGGCAATACAAGCTTCGGTGGTCCAGACGATATAAAAATATATTATACGATCTTTTTGTTTTTCCACATTTTTTTAGCGACAGCTGGCGCCGTTTTCGGCATTGTCACGTTGCTGTCTGCGGTGAAAAAAAATTGGTTGCGCCATAAAAAAATCGGTCCGATCACGAGTATCGTATGGTTTTTTACCGCAACAACAGGAGTTGCTGTTTATTTATTGTTATACGTATTTTATCGTGGTGGGGAAACGACATCAGTTATTAAAGCGATTTTAGGATTTTAAAAAAGGGTTCATCACCAAATTTTGTGATTTAGTGACAAAAAAGAGAAAGCACTGACGAGATCCTGGCAATAATGTTAGCGGTGAAATAAACATTAAGGAGGTCTCGTAAGTGCTTTCTATACCACTAGGATTGCCAGAATTTAAAGTGATTAAACAAGAACTTCTTTCCTATGGTTATGCGATTCATGTAGAGAAAACAGAGACACAGGAACGTTGCCCTCATTGTGGTTTTGCCACTTCCTCTGTCCACGACAGACGGACAAGAAAAGTACGGGATTTGGCGATTTTCCATCAACCGGTGTACTTGTTCGTAAAGGTAAAGCGCTATCGGTGCTGGAATTGTTCCCAAGTGTTTTCCGCCTCTTTGGAATCGATTCAACCCAATCAACACTACACCAATCGATTTTGTGAGTACTTGTATGAACTTTGTGAAGGCTCCACCATTCAAGAGGTTAGCCGAAAGCACCGCATCCCATATACGACATTGGAACGCATCTATTACTCCATCGCATCGAAAAAAGCAAAAGAGCGCCAAGCAGCAAAGGGGGCATCTTTTCAGGAAGGGATGGTGCTTAGCTTAGATGAAATCGCGGTAAAAAAGGGACATCAGTATGAAACCGTATTGATGGATGCCAAAGCCGGATCGGTCATGGGAATGCATGCCGATCGCCAATGTGACTCCGCCATCAACTTGTTGAGTCAAAATGTCCTGTCGAAAGAAATGGTCCAAACGGTGATTCTTGACATGTGGGAACCTTATCATAAGGCGGTTCGTGCCCTGTTTCCATCTGCTTCGATTGTCATCGATAAGTACCATGTGGTTCAAAAAGTGACACAAGCCTTGGATCAAGCAAGAAAGGAATGTTCTCCATTGAAAAAGGCTCGATATCTTCTCTTAAAAGGCTGTGAAAAGCTTCGTAAGGACCAACGGCTTCGATTAGACGATATCTTGGAGGAGTATCCGGCACTTTCCATTGCTTATTATCTGAAAGAGTTGTTTCGGGATTTTTACCGAACCGATGGATATAACGAAGCAAAGGAACGCTTGGAAGAATGGATTCAGTTAGCCAAACAGAGCCCTTTTGCTTCTTTTCAGGAAGCAGCCAACACGCTTGAAAGGTGGAAGGAGCCTATTCTTTCCTACTTTTTGTGCCCATATACCAATGCCCGGATCGAGGGGACGAATCACAAGATCAAAAACATCAAACGCCGGGCATATGGCTATCGAAATCTAGAACGGTTTCGTTTGCGTGTATTTCTGGAGTGTACAGGGAACACTACAGGTAGTCAGGCTGCTTAAGCGCTCCCTTCTTCCGCTATCGGTATGATAGTTGGTAGAATGGAACCCGTCAAGGAAAGCACTTGACTGTTTCCATTCTACCAACTTCGTGGTCTGTATGCGGAAGAAGGATCCTGACTGATGAACCTATTTCATCCAGCTAACATGTTTCTAGGATTGAGTAGAAATCACAGAAAATGGTGAAGACCCTAAAAAAGAGGGTGAACATTTAAAATGGTACCTGTAGGTAGGACACTCGAAAAAAAGAGTGTTCAACCTACAGGTATTTTTATATACTTGAATTTCAGAATATGGGGGGTAGGGGACAATATGAGTAAAATAACTTTTTCATCTAAAGAGATAAACATACTTCAAAAAAATCCAAATGTACAACGTGTCAGCGAAAGGTCTATTACCTATACTGACGATTTTAAAAATAGATTTATAGATGAATACCAAGCTGGCAAATTCCCTCGTCAGATCTTTGAGGAAAACGGCTTTGATGTGGACGTTATCGGCATAAAACGAATTGAACAGTCAGCCCATAGATGGAAAAAAGCCTATGAAAAGAATGGCCTGATAGGGCTTACAGATTCAAGGAAAACGGCTTCTGGGAGACCCTTAAAGCGTGAGCTTACACAGTCCGAAGTGATTGAAAGGCAAAGGGCCAGAATTGAGCTGTTGGAAGGACAGGTGGAGCTGTTAAAAAAGCTAGAATTGACCGAAAGGAGGCTGCTAAACGCAAGGGAAAATCTCAATCCGAATAAAGCGTACCAATTGATACAGGAGACCATTGAACAGAATGGATTCAAGGGGATGACCAGGTATTTTTGTGACCTTCTGGATGTCTCACGGTCGGGATATTACAGCTACCTGAAGGCTTCCTCTGTCCGGGAAGCACGGGAGAAATTGGACCTTGAAGCGAAGGAAATCATCTTAAAGGCCTTTGACCGGCGGGGATATAAGAAAGGTTCACGCTCTATCAAAATGATATTGGAGAATGAGTTTGATATGATCTTCAGCCGTAAAAAGATCCAGAGGATCATGAGGACATACGGAATCGTCTGTCCTCACCGAAAGCCTAACCCTTATAAAAAGATCGCTAAAGCAACGAAGGAGCATCAGGTTGTCCCGAACAAATTAAACAGGGAATTCAAGCAGGGAATCCCCGGGAAAGTACTACTTACGGATATCACTTATCTTCCATATAACGGAAATTGTATGGCTTATTTGTCGACCGTAAAAGACGCCTCCACCAATGAAATCCTGGCTTACCATGTGTCTGATCGCATCACCTTGGACATCGCCACCCAGACGATCCATCAATTGATGAACAATAAGAAAATTACTCTCCATGAAGAGGCTTTTATCCACTCGGATCAGGGAAGCCACTATACAAGCCCACGTTACCAGAAGCTTTTAAAGGAGTATGGCCTGGGCCAGTCTATGTCACGAAGAGGCAACTGTTGGGATAATGCCCCTCAAGAATCATTCTTTGGCCACCTTAAGGATGAAGTGGATTATAAATCGGCAAGAACATTGAAGGAATTGAAGTCAAAAATTAATCATTACATGGTTTACTATAACAATTACCGCTATCAGTGGAATTTAAAAAAGATGACCCCTATTCAATATAGGAATCATCTTCTAGCTGCTTAATCTCTTTTTTTATAGTGTCCTTGACATGGGTGCCACTTTAATTCACCCTCTTTATAGTTTAAAGTGAAACTTAATAATCCCTGCTTCTTTCGCTGATTTGATCGCAATGAGTAAGAGCGGGAATAAAATGAGACCGAGTCCGCCCATCACCTTCACGCCTAAGTACATCGAAATGAGCGTCGCTAGCGGAGATAAACCGATATGCGCGCCCATCACTTTCGGCTCAATCGTTCGGCGTAAAATTAACAAAATGACACCGAGAATCGATAGTTTTGTCGCTAATACCGTATCGCCTGTGACGAAGTGGAAAATGGCCCAAGGTGCCATAATGACAATCGATCCGATAATGGGAATAAAATCGATCACCCAAATAATAAATGCGGTAAATAACGCCACTTTCGGTGTAATGAGCAACAGTCCGACGAGAGATACGGCAAAAATAATTAAACTAACGAGAAATTGCGCTTTCCAAAAGCCAAATACGACATACGATAGACGCGACATCATAAAATGTACTTTTTCTTTCGTTTCTTCTGTTAAATGCGAAAAAATCGCTTCGCGTATTTTCGGTAAATCGTGCATAAATAAAAATAAAGTAATTAAATAAACGAGAAAGTTAATTAAAAACTTTGGAACGTTTGCGACAAGCGCGCTTACTTTATTAAAGCTTAATGAAGCGGTTAGTTGCGTTTTTAATTTTGTTAAAAACAAATCGACTTGATGGCTTAATTCCGCCACAACAAACGGCGGCAATTTTTCTGTCTGCTTGTACCAGCGAGCGACAAGCTCATTCCATCCCGCAATCATTTCATTCAAATATAGCGGTGAGTTTCTAAAAAAGTGAAACGCTTCCGTCACAATTTTTGTAATAATAAAATAACCGCTTAAACACATAAATAGCGTAAATAAACTAAACACAAGCAGGGTAGCGGACTGTCGCTTAAACCCGAGCCGCTGCTGTGCTACTTTCACTGCTGGCTCTAAAAAAATGGCAGTAATCAATGCAAATAAAATCGGAACGGCAATGGGGGCGACCCAGTATGTCAATAAGACGATCGCGAGTAAAATAATAATCATGTATATGGATCGCTTTGGAATTTTCTCGAACAACGAAACGACACCTGCTTTCATTTCATAAATCGTATGGAGGATGTATATGCATAAACCTATTATAACGATTGTTGCGATGAGTGTACAACCGTTTGATGATGTCATATTAGAAGATGTGAAAGTGTATGAGCAACAAAAGCGGCTGACGATTCATATAACCGTTTCGTTCAAAATGAAGCAAAACATGCTCGCTTTCTGTGAACATATTCAAAAACAAGTGATGGACGACATATACGAGATGACAGGAAAAGAAGTTTTTGCTGTGCATCTGTACGTTCGTCGGCTCGTTGACGGAAAAAACGCATGAGCGTGCTCATGCGTTTATGTTCGCAAGACCTTCTTTTACTTTCGCTAAAATCGCTTCACATTGGCTCACTAATGACGAAGGAAAGTTTTCCCCCTCACCATATTCTACACCATGTGGATAATAATGTTTGCCAAGCAGCGGCTTTATTAACTTAATGACTGCATGGCGACCGCCAACATCTCCTTCAACCGCATAGCCTTGCACGCGTAAATAAAACACATCGTTTTTAATCTCGAATTTGCGGTCATATGTGACACGGTCGTAATCCCATTGACCTGCACGCACGAAGCCGAGGCTTTCCATGAGTTCGTCTAAACGTGTTAATGGCGCTGTTTGATTTTCAATACCTGTATTTTCAAAGCGCATCGTTCATATCCCCCTTATGTAAAATAAAACATTCCTCCATTAATAATAGTACGAAAGCGCATAACTTTCAATGACGAGCTTCATAATTGTTCCGATTTTGGTGAAACTAATGTGCGAAAGGAGAGATGCATATGCCAAAAGTAAAAGAGATGATGACGACAGAAGTCGAATGTTGTACGCCGCTTGATAATATGTACGAAGCAGCAGTGAAAATGCGCGATTATAACGTCGGTGCCATTCCAATTACAGATGGAAATCGGCTCATTGGTATTGTGACAGACCGCGATTTAGTCGTGCGCGGCATTGCCGAGAAAAAGCCCGGTTCAACAGCTGTCACCGAAGTGATGAGTGAACAGCTTGTGACAATTTCACCAGATGCTTCTGTTACCGAAGCGGCTCGTTTAATGGCGAAACATCAAATTCGCCGCTTACCTGTTGTCGAAGGGGATACGCTTGTCGGAATGATGTCGCTTGGCGATTTAGCGATCCATGAAGCAAGCGACGAAAAAGCCGGCGAAGCATTAACAGAAATATCACAATATCATTAATCAAAGCAGTCTGAGGCTATGTTTTCGCATAGCCTTATTTTTTAGTGTTGCGACATAGGCAAGCTGTATATAATGGAAGTATATACAACGATTGAGGGAGAATGATGCATGCGTTGGATAGTGGCCCTTATATTTATTTTTATGATCATTTTTTATTTTTCACCAACAAACGAACAAGCCCCATTAAACGATACGTCGATCATGAGTGAACAAGCGAGCGAAAAAATCGTTTCAGAAGGGCTCGGTACATGGATTGGAAAAACAGAAGAAGAAGTGAAACGAACGTTCGGACAACCTGCGCGTATCGATCCGTCTGCTTACGGTTACGTCTGGTGGGTGTATAACGACCCGAAAACGTATATGCAAATCGGTATACTTGATGGACGAGTCGTCACCATTTATGCGTGCGGACCTGAAGTAAACGTCGCTCCATTTCAATTAAATCGCTCCATTAACGACTTATTGCAAACGATGCCGCTTCACGATACGATTCATGTGCAACTTGACGATGGGGTGTATCGCTTCCAACTCACTGAAGAAGATTTAATGATTCAACCGCTTCTTTCGTTTGGCGATGCATATGTACAGTTATATATTGACCGTTTTACCGGCAACTTATCAAGCATTCGATGGATCGATGGCGAGACGTTAGTGAAGCTTCGCCCGTACGAATTGGAGTATCGTGGACCGCTACCGGAAGTCACACTTGATGAAACGATGGAAAAACAAGTGGAACAAGCGAATGCGAATCAAATTTTTGATATAACGAATGTGATGCGCGCACGCCATGGTGTTCCTCCATTGACATGGGATGACCGTGTGGTAAAAGTGGCATATGAACATAGTAAAGATATGGCGGAGAACAAATTTTTTGCGCACGAATCGCCAACAACCGGCGATTTACAACAACGGCTCATAAAAGCAAACATTCCATTTGAAGTCGCTGGGGAAAATATTGCGGCAGAATATATTGATGCACCTGCTGTTGTTGAAGCATGGTTAAATAGCCGAAGTCATCGCCAAACGTTGTTAAATGAAGAATTGACGCATTTAGGGGTAGGTGTATATAAGCGGCATTATACACAAAACTTTATTCGTCCTTTTTCTCCACCAAAATAGGCGCACCCATTGGCCATTCGGTCGTAATATATGATAGGCACAAAACAAGAAAGGAGCGGCCGATATGTC from Anoxybacillus gonensis includes these protein-coding regions:
- the ctaD gene encoding cytochrome c oxidase subunit I, with amino-acid sequence MSTLARKKGVGAVIWDYLTTVDHKKIAILYLIAGGVFFLLGGLEAMIIRIQLAVPNNDFISAGFYNEVLTMHGTTMIFLAAMPLVFAMMNAVVPIQIGARDVAFPFLNALGFWLFFFGGVFLNLSWFLGGAPDAGWTSYASLSLASPTHGIDFYVLGLQISGFGTLIGGINFLVTIINMRAPGMTYMRMPMFTWATFVTSALILFAFPPLTVGLIFMMMDRLFGGNFFDPALGGNTIIWEHLFWIFGHPEVYILVLPAFGIFSEIFATFSRKRLFGYSSMVFATVLIGFLGFMVWAHHMFTVGMGPIANAIFAVATMAIAVPTGIKIFNWLFTMWGGSIRFTTPMMYAVAFIPSFVIGGVTGVMNATAAADYQYHDSYFVVAHFHYVIVGGVVFALLAGAHYWWPKMFGKMLDEKLGKVTFWLFFIGFHLTFFIQHFLGLMGMPRRVFTFLPGQGFETGNMISTVGAFFMAAGTVVLLANVVITTVKGKRVGNDPWEDGRTLEWAVSSPAPEYNFAQTPLVRGLDAYWIEKMEGKKGLTPAEPLGDIHMPNPSILPFVISLGLFVAAFGFLFHQDHAWGTPVGVVGLLITLGAMFFRSIIDDHGFHIHKEEVMEAEKKGAGA
- the ctaE gene encoding cytochrome c oxidase subunit III, translated to MHVEEKLTAETFPAEPEKATLEGKNKFLGFWFFLGGETVLFASLFATFLALRDSVAGGPSAKELFQMPIVFLATMLLLTSSLTSVYAMHHMRNFDFKKMQLWLGITVFLGAAFLALEIYEFTEYVHEGFKFSTSAFSSSFYTLVGTHGGHVAFGLLWILTLMIRNAKRGLNLYNAPKFYVASLYWHFIDVVWVFIFTVVYLMGMVG
- the ctaF gene encoding cytochrome c oxidase subunit IVB, which codes for MANHTHVQNPKVDVQYRRKKNAEEMKHQIVSFTLMIFLTLIAFFAVGYEGFSAWFSVPFILLLAVVQVIFQLYYFMHMSHKGHELPALFIYGGVVVAFVTIWAFLTVVWI
- the ctaG gene encoding cytochrome c oxidase assembly factor CtaG; translated protein: MMPLSIFGFEAMWSPYFFIFLVAVTIAYFWLVNRAKEQTTTKQKTLFVTAIVLLYICKGSPVDLLGHLMFSAHMTQMAILYLMVPPLLIKGIPSWMFEAVFRIQLIRSTFAFFTKPLIALFLFNGIFSLYHVPLIFDVVKTNMWLHALMTIAIFIAAMMMWWPLVNDVRGFPSLSGLKKIGYIFADGVLLTPACALIIFADTPLYATYYDPAAWINALALCVPQTTLASLELSGPEIFSSMSLLHDQQLGGVLMKIIQEIVYGVMLFFIFIEWYRKERNEEHVAVQTTK
- a CDS encoding DUF420 domain-containing protein, whose translation is MVPILPTISTSFIVISAILVAIGWYFIRQKQIEKHEKTMWLAAAFALAFFIIYLSRTIFIGNTSFGGPDDIKIYYTIFLFFHIFLATAGAVFGIVTLLSAVKKNWLRHKKIGPITSIVWFFTATTGVAVYLLLYVFYRGGETTSVIKAILGF
- a CDS encoding ISL3 family transposase, which gives rise to MLSIPLGLPEFKVIKQELLSYGYAIHVEKTETQERCPHCGFATSSVHDRRTRKVRDLAIFHQPVYLFVKVKRYRCWNCSQVFSASLESIQPNQHYTNRFCEYLYELCEGSTIQEVSRKHRIPYTTLERIYYSIASKKAKERQAAKGASFQEGMVLSLDEIAVKKGHQYETVLMDAKAGSVMGMHADRQCDSAINLLSQNVLSKEMVQTVILDMWEPYHKAVRALFPSASIVIDKYHVVQKVTQALDQARKECSPLKKARYLLLKGCEKLRKDQRLRLDDILEEYPALSIAYYLKELFRDFYRTDGYNEAKERLEEWIQLAKQSPFASFQEAANTLERWKEPILSYFLCPYTNARIEGTNHKIKNIKRRAYGYRNLERFRLRVFLECTGNTTGSQAA
- a CDS encoding IS3 family transposase; translation: MSKITFSSKEINILQKNPNVQRVSERSITYTDDFKNRFIDEYQAGKFPRQIFEENGFDVDVIGIKRIEQSAHRWKKAYEKNGLIGLTDSRKTASGRPLKRELTQSEVIERQRARIELLEGQVELLKKLELTERRLLNARENLNPNKAYQLIQETIEQNGFKGMTRYFCDLLDVSRSGYYSYLKASSVREAREKLDLEAKEIILKAFDRRGYKKGSRSIKMILENEFDMIFSRKKIQRIMRTYGIVCPHRKPNPYKKIAKATKEHQVVPNKLNREFKQGIPGKVLLTDITYLPYNGNCMAYLSTVKDASTNEILAYHVSDRITLDIATQTIHQLMNNKKITLHEEAFIHSDQGSHYTSPRYQKLLKEYGLGQSMSRRGNCWDNAPQESFFGHLKDEVDYKSARTLKELKSKINHYMVYYNNYRYQWNLKKMTPIQYRNHLLAA
- the ytvI gene encoding sporulation integral membrane protein YtvI; translation: MKAGVVSLFEKIPKRSIYMIIILLAIVLLTYWVAPIAVPILFALITAIFLEPAVKVAQQRLGFKRQSATLLVFSLFTLFMCLSGYFIITKIVTEAFHFFRNSPLYLNEMIAGWNELVARWYKQTEKLPPFVVAELSHQVDLFLTKLKTQLTASLSFNKVSALVANVPKFLINFLVYLITLFLFMHDLPKIREAIFSHLTEETKEKVHFMMSRLSYVVFGFWKAQFLVSLIIFAVSLVGLLLITPKVALFTAFIIWVIDFIPIIGSIVIMAPWAIFHFVTGDTVLATKLSILGVILLILRRTIEPKVMGAHIGLSPLATLISMYLGVKVMGGLGLILFPLLLIAIKSAKEAGIIKFHFKL
- a CDS encoding YugN family protein, with amino-acid sequence MRFENTGIENQTAPLTRLDELMESLGFVRAGQWDYDRVTYDRKFEIKNDVFYLRVQGYAVEGDVGGRHAVIKLIKPLLGKHYYPHGVEYGEGENFPSSLVSQCEAILAKVKEGLANINA
- a CDS encoding CBS domain-containing protein codes for the protein MPKVKEMMTTEVECCTPLDNMYEAAVKMRDYNVGAIPITDGNRLIGIVTDRDLVVRGIAEKKPGSTAVTEVMSEQLVTISPDASVTEAARLMAKHQIRRLPVVEGDTLVGMMSLGDLAIHEASDEKAGEALTEISQYH
- a CDS encoding CAP domain-containing protein; translation: MRWIVALIFIFMIIFYFSPTNEQAPLNDTSIMSEQASEKIVSEGLGTWIGKTEEEVKRTFGQPARIDPSAYGYVWWVYNDPKTYMQIGILDGRVVTIYACGPEVNVAPFQLNRSINDLLQTMPLHDTIHVQLDDGVYRFQLTEEDLMIQPLLSFGDAYVQLYIDRFTGNLSSIRWIDGETLVKLRPYELEYRGPLPEVTLDETMEKQVEQANANQIFDITNVMRARHGVPPLTWDDRVVKVAYEHSKDMAENKFFAHESPTTGDLQQRLIKANIPFEVAGENIAAEYIDAPAVVEAWLNSRSHRQTLLNEELTHLGVGVYKRHYTQNFIRPFSPPK